One window of Mucilaginibacter inviolabilis genomic DNA carries:
- a CDS encoding FG-GAP-like repeat-containing protein: MTKNYGMPVNRLCLLKAIMLSIGMLIISCSGNNNNTQSNKEYLADGKKLAAIHCSSCHQLPDPSLLDSATWETGIMPAMAPKFGFKSFMGNYLVSANTSMSKEDWYKILAYYKNTSPKKLIIPKPTAVKDWAIFSLRQPQNTNRKGLQAMTTMVAYNPNDNFIYTGNAGNNLYKWNSDLQATLVKKFQSPVTDINFFKSKNEPNGAIITCIGFLPPSDALKGKLININLNQPAKNDSTLITDSLPRPVKSAYADFNRDGLTDYVSCGFGRNRGGLYVMQQQAGGRFTKKILRALPGATQVFTGDFNHDGWPDIVCLFAQADEGIWMFLNDKKGGFTSQNLLRFPSVYGSSSFQLIDFNHDGLLDIVYTCGDNNDFSPVFKPYHGVYIFTNQGNWKFKQTYFYHINGCSKAIAADFDHDGDLDIAVIAFFPDFKYYPEEGFTYHEQTTPGKFKVHALPINQYGRWIAMDINDIDHDGYPDIILGNFSFTAKGLMVQKDMEPNWDLYQPFIVLHNDAGKRTVSKSK; the protein is encoded by the coding sequence ATGACTAAAAACTACGGGATGCCGGTAAACAGGTTGTGTTTGCTGAAAGCCATAATGTTAAGTATTGGAATGCTGATCATCAGCTGTTCCGGCAATAACAACAATACCCAAAGCAATAAAGAGTACTTAGCCGATGGGAAAAAGCTGGCCGCGATCCATTGCTCAAGCTGCCACCAACTACCGGATCCTTCGCTATTGGACAGTGCTACCTGGGAAACAGGCATTATGCCTGCAATGGCCCCAAAATTTGGTTTCAAAAGTTTTATGGGTAACTACCTGGTATCGGCAAACACCAGTATGTCCAAGGAAGACTGGTATAAGATACTGGCATATTATAAAAATACATCTCCCAAAAAACTGATCATTCCCAAGCCCACTGCTGTAAAAGACTGGGCAATATTTAGTCTCAGGCAACCCCAAAATACTAATCGTAAAGGTTTGCAGGCCATGACCACCATGGTAGCCTACAATCCGAATGATAACTTCATTTATACAGGTAATGCGGGCAACAATTTGTACAAGTGGAATAGTGATCTGCAAGCAACCCTGGTTAAAAAGTTCCAGTCGCCGGTTACGGATATTAATTTTTTTAAGTCAAAGAACGAACCCAATGGAGCGATCATTACCTGTATAGGTTTTTTGCCCCCAAGCGATGCTTTGAAAGGAAAGCTGATCAATATTAATCTCAATCAACCTGCCAAAAACGATTCCACCTTAATCACTGATAGTTTGCCCAGGCCTGTAAAAAGCGCTTATGCTGATTTTAACCGGGATGGGCTTACTGACTATGTATCCTGCGGTTTCGGGCGCAATAGAGGCGGTTTGTATGTGATGCAACAGCAGGCCGGAGGCCGGTTCACCAAAAAAATATTACGTGCATTACCCGGCGCAACGCAGGTTTTTACCGGCGATTTTAACCACGATGGCTGGCCCGATATTGTCTGCCTTTTTGCCCAGGCCGACGAAGGGATCTGGATGTTCCTGAATGATAAAAAAGGCGGTTTTACCAGTCAAAATTTATTGCGTTTTCCTTCGGTGTATGGCTCAAGTAGTTTTCAACTGATTGATTTTAATCATGATGGCCTGCTGGATATTGTGTATACCTGTGGCGATAACAACGATTTTTCGCCGGTATTTAAACCGTATCATGGGGTGTATATTTTTACCAACCAAGGCAACTGGAAATTTAAGCAGACCTATTTTTACCATATCAACGGCTGCTCAAAGGCTATAGCTGCCGATTTTGACCACGACGGCGACCTTGATATCGCAGTGATCGCTTTCTTTCCCGATTTTAAGTACTACCCAGAAGAAGGTTTTACCTATCATGAGCAAACTACTCCAGGCAAGTTTAAGGTACACGCCCTGCCCATCAATCAATATGGCCGCTGGATAGCGATGGATATAAATGATATCGACCATGATGGTTACCCCGATATTATCCTCGGCAATTTTTCATTTACGGCTAAAGGGTTGATGGTTCAAAAAGATATGGAACCCAATTGGGACCTTTACCAACCTTTTATTGTATTGCATAATGATGCCGGCAAAAGGACTGTTTCAAAGAGCAAATAA
- a CDS encoding flavin monoamine oxidase family protein: MNTADILIVGAGAAGLMAARELANAGKKVIVLEADNRIGGRIYTQHDAVTGKHIELGAEFVHGDLPVTLGLLNEAGIPYRSASASMVQYNEGVFSEDESFIEHWDLLIDKLNSLQQDTSIEELMLKEFPGDEYNRMRASVRQFVSGYDTGDPQKASCFALRKEWQSDDDNAQHRVEGGYVSLMDFLARECRAGGKILLNTIVKDIYLEPGKVSAITVGGTAFHAQRMILAVPLGVLKAGNGQTGAITFYPPLKAHAEAIQQMGFGAVIKILLEFDEPFWYSKQTEERIGRSLDQMGYLLSGEEIPTWWTQFPEQSSVFTGWIGGPDAEAKKEMTDENILMQGLQSLANIFRLGVEELQQRLKTWKVVNWTAKPFTQGSYAYDTINASACRRTLNTPVDGTLFFAGEYLYEGTAMGTIEAALTSGRDVAEVIQDTISG, encoded by the coding sequence ATGAATACTGCTGATATACTAATCGTAGGCGCCGGCGCAGCCGGACTGATGGCTGCCCGTGAACTGGCCAATGCCGGTAAAAAAGTAATAGTCCTGGAAGCAGATAACCGTATCGGCGGCCGGATATATACGCAACACGATGCCGTTACCGGGAAACATATAGAATTGGGCGCCGAATTTGTGCACGGCGATCTGCCGGTTACCCTTGGCTTATTAAATGAGGCTGGCATCCCATACCGTTCCGCGTCGGCAAGTATGGTACAGTACAACGAGGGTGTATTTAGTGAAGATGAATCATTTATTGAACATTGGGACCTGCTTATCGACAAATTGAACAGCCTGCAGCAGGATACCAGCATCGAGGAATTGATGTTGAAGGAGTTCCCCGGTGATGAATATAACCGGATGAGGGCATCGGTACGGCAATTTGTATCGGGCTATGATACCGGTGATCCGCAGAAAGCCAGTTGTTTTGCCTTAAGGAAAGAATGGCAAAGTGATGATGATAATGCCCAGCATCGTGTAGAAGGAGGATATGTGAGTTTGATGGATTTCCTGGCCCGTGAGTGCAGAGCCGGAGGCAAAATATTACTGAATACCATTGTAAAAGATATTTACCTGGAACCCGGGAAGGTGAGCGCGATTACAGTTGGTGGTACAGCCTTCCACGCCCAACGGATGATACTGGCTGTTCCGCTGGGTGTTTTGAAGGCAGGCAATGGACAAACGGGTGCGATAACTTTTTATCCGCCGCTTAAAGCGCATGCAGAGGCTATACAACAGATGGGCTTTGGCGCGGTGATCAAAATATTATTGGAGTTTGACGAGCCTTTCTGGTACAGTAAACAAACCGAGGAACGCATTGGCCGGAGCCTTGACCAGATGGGCTACCTGCTTTCGGGGGAAGAAATACCCACCTGGTGGACACAGTTTCCCGAACAGTCCAGCGTATTTACCGGCTGGATAGGAGGGCCGGATGCAGAAGCAAAAAAAGAGATGACCGATGAGAATATATTGATGCAGGGCTTGCAATCACTCGCCAATATTTTCCGGTTGGGTGTGGAGGAGTTACAACAAAGACTTAAAACATGGAAAGTAGTGAACTGGACAGCCAAACCCTTTACGCAGGGTTCCTACGCTTATGATACCATTAATGCGTCTGCCTGTCGCCGCACGCTGAATACCCCGGTTGATGGTACCCTGTTTTTTGCCGGTGAATATCTTTACGAAGGCACCGCCATGGGTACGATAGAGGCGGCCCTAACTAGTGGAAGGGATGTGGCGGAGGTGATTCAGGATACGATATCTGGTTAA
- a CDS encoding FG-GAP repeat domain-containing protein — translation MNSCKNKTRQPYQLTGNVLVDGQNLAQAKCTSCHALVPANALSKDVWEKHVLPYMAGFMHISIYGSTYYKRNVADTAGASLQEWLALVAYYKKAAPDTVVAAPKPTSLINDWAGFTLKTPAPVNYNSFTTMVAVNPYTHKLYSADFTSSKLLGWDNNLKPDSLGTLPSPAVSVNFTKDTAGNNAGYFSCIGRLEPADFPNGKIVKVNLDARELNNDQTFVASDLPRPQQTVVADFNKDGLTDMVVCGTGKLKGGVFLLKQNPDYTYSQETIYDKPGAIQAVTGDFNKDGWPDVMVLIGSGDEGLWQFLNDHKGGFTKRNLLRFPPVYGSSSFQLADMDHDGNPDLIYTCGYNYHDSRRIKPYHGLYIYTNTGNWNFKQRWFYPINGCTKAIAADFDGDGDLDIATIAFFADMKNTPAEEFIYFEQVKPFDFKPHAIPVSQYGHWMCMEVADLNNDGKPDIILGNYSSGFLFIPGFKPAWDKKLPLIVLENHIKK, via the coding sequence ATGAACAGCTGTAAAAATAAAACCAGGCAACCTTATCAGTTAACGGGTAATGTACTGGTAGATGGGCAAAACCTAGCCCAGGCAAAATGTACAAGCTGTCATGCTTTAGTACCGGCCAATGCCTTAAGTAAAGATGTTTGGGAAAAACATGTATTACCCTATATGGCAGGTTTTATGCACATCTCCATTTATGGGTCGACCTATTATAAACGAAATGTGGCCGATACTGCAGGTGCATCATTACAGGAATGGCTTGCCCTGGTAGCCTATTACAAGAAAGCTGCTCCCGATACGGTTGTTGCGGCACCCAAGCCCACTTCATTGATAAATGATTGGGCTGGTTTTACCCTAAAAACGCCGGCTCCTGTAAACTATAATAGTTTTACCACTATGGTAGCGGTAAACCCATATACACATAAACTGTACAGCGCTGATTTTACCAGCAGCAAACTACTTGGCTGGGACAATAACTTAAAGCCCGATTCTCTGGGTACATTGCCATCACCGGCTGTGAGTGTGAATTTTACAAAGGATACAGCAGGTAACAACGCGGGTTACTTTAGCTGTATAGGACGCCTGGAGCCCGCCGATTTCCCTAACGGTAAAATTGTAAAAGTAAATCTGGACGCCAGGGAACTCAATAACGACCAAACCTTTGTTGCGTCAGACTTGCCCCGGCCTCAGCAAACCGTAGTTGCCGATTTTAATAAAGATGGCCTTACCGACATGGTAGTTTGTGGGACAGGTAAGCTGAAAGGCGGCGTGTTTTTATTAAAACAGAATCCGGATTATACTTATAGTCAGGAAACAATTTATGATAAACCAGGAGCCATTCAGGCGGTTACCGGCGATTTTAATAAAGATGGCTGGCCCGATGTAATGGTACTAATCGGGAGCGGCGATGAAGGTCTCTGGCAGTTTTTGAATGACCATAAAGGAGGTTTCACCAAAAGAAACCTGCTGCGTTTTCCGCCGGTTTATGGCTCATCAAGTTTTCAGCTGGCCGATATGGATCATGATGGCAATCCCGATCTGATCTATACCTGCGGTTATAATTACCATGATTCACGCCGGATAAAGCCCTATCATGGCCTGTATATTTATACTAACACAGGCAACTGGAATTTTAAACAGCGCTGGTTTTATCCCATTAATGGTTGTACTAAAGCCATAGCCGCTGACTTTGATGGGGATGGCGATCTGGACATAGCTACCATAGCCTTTTTTGCCGATATGAAAAACACCCCGGCCGAAGAATTTATTTATTTTGAACAGGTTAAGCCTTTTGATTTTAAGCCACATGCTATTCCGGTAAGCCAATATGGGCATTGGATGTGTATGGAAGTTGCTGATCTGAATAATGATGGCAAGCCGGACATTATATTAGGTAACTACTCGAGCGGTTTTTTATTTATACCCGGGTTTAAACCCGCATGGGATAAAAAGTTACCTTTGATAGTGCTGGAAAACCACATCAAAAAATAA
- a CDS encoding vanadium-dependent haloperoxidase yields the protein MKDTDVIHQNVDQLTQVIIYDVFTPPVASRIYGYATLAAYEAVRYTNPDYNSITAQLRGFGEPPKPQKNKNYNFTLAATKAFFTVAHKVTFSVDTLKKYENKVFASYKDNLDDSTYARSIAFGEQIGKYILKRASVDNYPQTRGKPRFLGNDNPGQWHPTPPDYLDGVEFCWGTMHTFAVDTSTNFPLPPPPPFSEDKNSAYFKQNVEVYQQSKNLTKEQIDIAKFWDDNPFVIQHSGHVMFANKKITPGGHWIGITAIACKQTHADVVKTAQAYALTSIALFDAFICGWQVKYDLNYIRPVTVINDKIDPNWLPMLQTPPFPEFPSGHSDISGASAVILTHIFGDNFAYQDTSDLRYIGMQRHFDSFLKAADETSVSRFYGGIHYRNSVDQGAVQGRQVGEYIWKKLKLKK from the coding sequence ATGAAGGATACGGATGTAATACATCAAAACGTTGACCAGCTAACACAAGTAATTATATATGACGTATTTACGCCGCCTGTAGCCAGTCGTATATATGGTTATGCCACGCTTGCAGCGTATGAGGCGGTACGCTATACCAACCCCGATTATAACTCCATTACCGCACAGCTCCGGGGTTTTGGCGAACCACCTAAACCTCAAAAAAATAAAAACTACAATTTTACTTTGGCGGCCACCAAGGCATTTTTTACAGTAGCACATAAGGTTACCTTTTCTGTTGATACCCTGAAAAAGTATGAGAATAAAGTATTTGCCAGCTACAAAGATAACCTTGACGATTCTACTTACGCCCGTTCTATCGCATTTGGCGAGCAAATTGGTAAATACATACTCAAACGAGCCTCTGTCGACAATTATCCACAAACCCGCGGTAAACCCCGGTTTTTAGGTAATGATAACCCCGGTCAATGGCATCCAACACCACCCGATTATCTGGACGGGGTAGAATTCTGCTGGGGCACTATGCACACTTTTGCGGTAGATACCTCAACCAATTTCCCGTTGCCGCCTCCGCCACCTTTTAGTGAGGATAAAAATAGCGCCTATTTTAAACAGAATGTGGAGGTGTATCAACAAAGTAAGAATCTGACCAAAGAACAAATTGATATTGCCAAGTTTTGGGACGATAACCCTTTTGTAATTCAGCATAGCGGGCATGTGATGTTTGCCAATAAAAAGATCACACCCGGTGGTCACTGGATAGGTATTACCGCTATTGCCTGTAAGCAAACCCATGCCGATGTGGTGAAAACGGCACAGGCTTATGCCTTAACGTCTATAGCACTTTTTGACGCGTTTATCTGTGGCTGGCAGGTAAAGTATGATCTGAACTATATCAGGCCGGTGACGGTTATTAATGACAAAATAGACCCTAACTGGTTACCTATGCTGCAAACACCTCCGTTCCCGGAATTTCCGAGCGGGCACAGTGATATCAGCGGTGCATCAGCAGTGATACTAACCCACATTTTTGGCGATAATTTCGCGTATCAGGATACCAGCGACTTGCGGTATATCGGTATGCAGCGCCATTTTGATTCCTTTTTAAAAGCTGCCGACGAAACCTCGGTCAGCCGTTTTTATGGAGGTATACACTATCGTAACAGTGTTGACCAGGGCGCGGTACAAGGTCGGCAGGTAGGTGAATACATTTGGAAAAAACTAAAACTTAAAAAATAG
- a CDS encoding hexameric tyrosine-coordinated heme protein: MSDSVQLIPGNSLITETPEEGRALAIKISRLVIKATQPDAAVRERLRPIYAEDAAMLIAIGQTVAIEFATIAAANNYWKK, translated from the coding sequence ATGTCAGACAGTGTACAACTCATACCCGGTAATTCCCTGATAACCGAAACGCCGGAAGAAGGCCGGGCATTAGCCATTAAAATATCGCGCCTGGTGATTAAAGCTACCCAACCCGATGCGGCAGTGCGCGAAAGATTAAGACCCATTTACGCGGAAGACGCTGCCATGCTTATTGCCATAGGCCAAACCGTGGCTATTGAATTTGCCACCATTGCTGCCGCGAATAATTATTGGAAAAAATAA
- a CDS encoding Crp/Fnr family transcriptional regulator — protein MDEFQTHLVSQCLAEFGKDLLGELISFGKLQSFGPDEYVVKQGQLVRSLPILISGTVKVYSEEDGLPFLLYYINPGSTCIFSFAHLFNEKEVSFSGITEEESLLLLVPIYKAREWLLKYPAFSEMILHEYQKHYNDLLETTKQVICYNLEDRLLQYLKTKANIAKSAELMITHQHIAADLATSREVISRLLKKLEKDHKILQVGRRIKLTLPRD, from the coding sequence ATGGATGAATTTCAAACCCACCTGGTAAGCCAATGCCTGGCCGAATTTGGGAAAGACTTGCTTGGCGAATTGATTAGCTTTGGCAAGCTCCAATCATTTGGACCGGATGAGTACGTGGTAAAACAAGGTCAGCTGGTTCGGAGTTTACCTATTCTGATCAGCGGAACGGTAAAAGTTTACAGCGAGGAGGATGGTCTGCCTTTCCTCCTGTATTATATTAACCCGGGTTCTACCTGTATTTTTAGCTTTGCCCATTTGTTTAATGAAAAGGAAGTGAGCTTTTCTGGCATTACCGAGGAGGAGTCGCTCCTTTTGCTGGTACCCATTTATAAAGCCCGGGAATGGCTGTTGAAATATCCGGCGTTTAGCGAGATGATACTGCACGAATATCAGAAACATTATAACGACCTGCTGGAAACCACCAAACAGGTAATTTGCTATAACCTGGAAGACCGTTTGTTACAATATTTAAAAACCAAGGCGAACATCGCCAAATCGGCCGAACTCATGATCACCCACCAGCATATCGCCGCCGACCTGGCCACTTCCAGGGAAGTGATATCCCGGTTATTGAAGAAACTGGAAAAAGACCACAAGATACTGCAGGTAGGGCGCAGGATCAAACTTACGCTCCCGCGAGATTAG